From a region of the Triticum aestivum cultivar Chinese Spring chromosome 7D, IWGSC CS RefSeq v2.1, whole genome shotgun sequence genome:
- the LOC123170488 gene encoding expansin-A14: protein MARARVIAALAVALLGCALAVAGDDVAPSASRPKAQPPAPGGLLKAHATFYGGADGAGTMGGACGYGNLYSAGYGASTTALSTALFNDGASCGQCYRIACDGKRADPRWCKLGEAVTVTATNFCPPNYDLPSDDGGWCNPPRPHFDMAQPAWEKIGVYRAGIIPVVYQRVPCVRRGGVRFTINGHDYFQLVLLTNVATIGSIKTMDVKGSESPDWMPMARNWGANWHSLAYLTGQRLSFRVTNDDGQTLTFTNVVPSGWKFGQTFASNVQFK from the exons ATGGCTCGAGCAAGAGTGATCGCAGCGCTGGCTGTGGCGTTACTGGGCTGCGCATTGGCCGTCGCCGGGGACGACGTCGCCCCAAGTGCGTCCCGACCCAAGGCGCAGCCCCCTGCGCCCGGGGGACTGCTGAAGGCGCACGCCACGTTCTACGGCGGCGCCGACGGCGCTGGCACCATGG GCGGCGCGTGCGGGTACGGCAACCTCTACTCGGCCGGGTACGGCGCGAGCACGACGGCGCTGAGCACGGCGCTGTTCAACGACGGCGCGTCGTGCGGGCAGTGCTACAGGATCGCGTGCGACGGCAAGCGGGCGGACCCCCGGTGGTGCAAGCTCGGCGAGGCGGTGACCGTTACGGCCACCAACTTCTGCCCGCCCAACTACGACCTGCCGAGCGACGACGGTGGCTGGTGCAATCCGCCGCGGCCGCACTTCGACATGGCGCAGCCGGCCTGGGAGAAGATCGGCGTCTATCGGGCCGGCATCATCCCCGTCGTATACCAAAG GGTACCGTGcgtgcggcggggcggcgtgcggtTCACCATCAACGGCCATGACTACTTCCAGCTTGTTCTATTGACCAACGTCGCGACCATTGGCTCGATCAAGACGATGGATGTCAAGGGCTCCGAATCACCCGACTGGATGCCGATGGCACGCAACTGGGGGGCGAATTGGCACTCTCTCGCGTACCTCACGGGGCAGAGGCTCTCGTTCAGGGTGACCAACGATGATGGGCAGACTCTTACGTTCACAAATGTGGTGCCATCCGGCTGGAAGTTCGGCCAGACATTTGCTAGCAACGTGCAGTTTAAGTGA